A portion of the Lolium rigidum isolate FL_2022 chromosome 1, APGP_CSIRO_Lrig_0.1, whole genome shotgun sequence genome contains these proteins:
- the LOC124680251 gene encoding desmethyl-deoxy-podophyllotoxin synthase-like: MEDTSEYCYLGWALVSLALLATFRWWRLTANNGLRLPPGPWQLPFIGSLHHLAGQLPHRALRELAQRHGPVMLLRLGEVPTLVLSSPEAAREVMKIQDLAFATRPLTPTMSVVTCGGRDIIFAPYGDYWRHLRKIAVTELLVARRVASFRAIREEEVAAMLREVGSAAAAGCDLDMRARLCAVVSDTTFRAVMGDRCKQRELYLRELDNLVGLATGFNPVDLWPSSWLVRRLSGTLRHTEENHALVYGIIRGVIQDHLDRNKQGEEDEDMLDVLLKIHKNGEIDMVAVEAVIFDLFAAGSETSATTLEWAMAELVKNPRVMKKATAEVRRAFKAGGTVVEDRLGEVPYLHLVIRETLRMHGPAPLLLPRECQEPCQVMGFDVPKGTQVIINAWALGHDERCWPDGTEEFRPERFQDGADAAAVDFRGTDFELLPFGAGRRMCPGMAFGLASVELPLASLLLHFDWEVPDLAGFDMTEAFGVTARRKADLLLRPSLRVPVPSS, translated from the exons ATGGAGGACACCTCTGAGTACTGCTACCTCGGCTGGGCTCTCGTGTCGCTGGCGTTGCTTGCAACGTTCAGGTGGTGGCGCTTGACGGCCAACAATGGGTTGCGGCTCCCGCCAGGTCCGTGGCAGCTGCCGTTCATTGGCAGCCTGCACCACCTGGCCGGGCAGCTTCCTCACCGTGCCCTGCGCGAGCTGGCGCAGCGCCACGGGCCGGTGATGCTCCTCCGTCTGGGCGAGGTGCCCACGCTGGTGCTGTCGTCCCCGGAGGCAGCCCGCGAGGTGATGAAGATCCAGGACCTGGCGTTCGCGACGCGGCCGCTGACGCCCACCATGAGCGTAGTGACCTGCGGCGGGCGAGACATCATCTTCGCGCCGTACGGCGACTACTGGCGCCACCTCCGGAAGATCGCCGTCACGGAGCTCCTCGTGGCGCGCCGCGTCGCCTCCTTCCGCGCCATCCGCGAGGAGGAAGTGGCGGCCATGCTGCGTGAGGTCGggtccgccgccgcggccggctgCGACCTGGATATGCGCGCCCGGCTGTGCGCGGTCGTCTCCGACACCACGTTCCGCGCCGTCATGGGCGACCGGTGCAAGCAGCGTGAGCTGTACCTGCGAGAGCTCGACAACCTCGTTGGGCTCGCGACGGGGTTTAACCCCGTGGATCTGTGGCCGTCGTCATGGCTCGTGAGACGCCTCAGCGGCACCCTGCGCCACACCGAGGAGAACCACGCCCTGGTGTACGGTATCATCAGGGGCGTTATCCAGGACCATCTCGACAGGAATAAGCAgggcgaagaagacgaggacatgcTTGACGTGCTGCTCAAAATACACAAGAATGGCGAGATCGACATGGTCGCAGTCGAAGCCGTCATCTTT GATCTCTTCGCTGCCGGCAGCGAGACATCGGCAACAACGTTGGAATGGGCCATGGCGGAGCTGGTCAAGAACCCAAGGGTGATGAAGAAGGCGACAGCCGAGGTGCGCCGAGCTTTCAAGGCAGGCGGCACGGTGGTCGAGGATAGGCTCGGAGAGGTGCCGTACCTGCACCTCGTCATACGGGAGACGCTCCGTATGCATGGCCCGGCGCCGCTGCTACTCCCACGCGAGTGCCAGGAGCCATGCCAAGTGATGGGCTTCGACGTGCCGAAGGGCACGCAGGTGATCATCAACGCCTGGGCGCTCGGCCATGACGAGCGGTGCTGGCCCGACGGTACCGAGGAGTTCCGGCCGGAGCGATTCCAGGACGGCGCCGACGCGGCCGCGGTGGATTTCAGGGGCACCGATTTCGAGCTCCTGCCGTTCGGCGCCGGCCGGAGGATGTGCCCTGGGATGGCGTTCGGACTTGCCAGCGTGGAGCTCCCGCTCGCCAGCCTGCTGCTCCACTTCGACTGGGAAGTGCCGGACCTGGCCGGGTTCGACATGACTGAAGCGTTTGGAGTCACCGCGCGGCGGAAGGCCGACCTCCTCCTGCGCCCTTCCCTCCGCGTGCCCGTGCCAAGCTCCTGA